The genomic window AAAATATTAAAGCCTGAAGTAGAATTTAACCCAGAGGAATTTAAGAGAGAGTAAAATTTATATATATTAATTTTATATTTTTATTGCTTAATAATTTATGAGGTGATTTGTATGTCTAAAGGAACTCCTTCAATGGGTAAGAGAAATAAAGGATCATATCATATAAGATGTAGAAGATGTGGAAGAAGGGCATATCATGTAAGAAAAAAGAGATGTGCTGCATGTGGTTATCCAAATCCAAGAATGAGAAAATACTCATGGCAAAATAAAAAGGTTAATGGTAAAAGAGTAAGGTAGATAATATGGAAATAGACTATTATGACTACAAAGCTTTACTA from Methanocaldococcus villosus KIN24-T80 includes these protein-coding regions:
- a CDS encoding 50S ribosomal protein L37e — encoded protein: MSKGTPSMGKRNKGSYHIRCRRCGRRAYHVRKKRCAACGYPNPRMRKYSWQNKKVNGKRVR